The Acinetobacter defluvii genome includes a region encoding these proteins:
- the ypfJ gene encoding KPN_02809 family neutral zinc metallopeptidase: MRWKGRRVSSNLEDRRGGGGAKAGGISILGLIVAFVAWKFFGVDPQQAYQATKQVTSGGQSQAVAPENLTPEQKEVSDFVGTVLADTEDVWTPIFQAQGTQYVPPKLVMFSGAINSGCGTAQSAMGPFYCPADQKVYIDTSFFRDMRQQMGISGEQNQSELSAKDEAGDFAQAYVIAHEVGHHVQNLLGISGQVQQARQRANEAQGNELSVRLELQADCLAGVWANKTHQKTQFLEQGDVEEAMDAAEKIGDDYLQKKARGYAVPDSFTHGTSQQRMQWFQTGLKLGDINQCETFK; this comes from the coding sequence ATGCGTTGGAAAGGACGTCGGGTAAGTAGTAATCTAGAAGACCGTCGAGGCGGTGGTGGAGCAAAAGCAGGTGGGATTAGTATTCTGGGTTTGATCGTGGCTTTTGTGGCATGGAAGTTTTTTGGTGTTGACCCACAACAAGCTTATCAAGCGACCAAACAAGTGACATCTGGTGGTCAATCACAAGCTGTTGCTCCTGAAAATTTAACCCCTGAGCAAAAAGAAGTCTCTGATTTTGTTGGAACTGTGCTTGCAGATACTGAAGATGTTTGGACACCTATTTTTCAGGCACAAGGGACACAATATGTCCCACCAAAATTGGTTATGTTTAGTGGTGCGATTAATTCAGGTTGTGGTACTGCACAGTCTGCGATGGGACCATTTTATTGTCCAGCAGATCAAAAAGTTTATATTGATACCTCTTTTTTTAGAGATATGCGCCAGCAAATGGGCATATCTGGTGAGCAAAATCAATCTGAACTTTCTGCAAAGGATGAAGCAGGGGATTTTGCACAAGCTTATGTCATAGCCCATGAAGTAGGGCATCATGTGCAAAATCTTTTAGGAATTTCTGGACAGGTACAACAAGCGCGTCAGCGTGCCAACGAGGCTCAAGGCAATGAATTGTCTGTACGTTTAGAGCTTCAAGCGGATTGTTTGGCAGGGGTTTGGGCAAATAAAACCCATCAAAAAACTCAATTCCTTGAGCAAGGTGATGTAGAAGAAGCAATGGATGCGGCTGAAAAAATCGGTGACGATTATTTACAGAAAAAAGCACGAGGCTATGCAGTTCCTGATAGTTTCACGCATGGTACTAGTCAGCAACGTATGCAATGGTTTCAAACAGGCTTAAAATTAGGTGATATTAATCAGTGCGAAACTTTTAAATAA